GAATCACTGGcaagtaacaacaacaacaacaacaacaataataataataataataataatagtaatcatctattttaaattaaatgaaaaagttaACTCATGTTTcactgtaaaactaaaaatataaaagctATGCTCTTGACAGGCTAACTCCagtgatatttactgtataagACACAGATGCATGTGAATGGTATTGCAGGGTGTCATTTTGGCATAACAATTTTGATGgagagtttttttgtttttcttttcactgCCCTCCTTGGTTCAGCCAGGACTTCTTATAATCACTAACTTAtagctgaaaaaaataaatgttgtcaGTAACAGGCCGGCTCACATTTGTGACCTGCCAATAGCAACAAAGGTTGTGAAATTCAGTTATGGGTGGTTCAAATGTAATATGTCAGCCATGCATCTGTTGGCTTGTTTATGTGAAATTCCCATCAAGATATAAAATACCTTCTTTGAGCCTGAAAGATTTTATATTCTacccctttttttccccaaatctATAAGATTGAGATTCACGTACAATCTCACAGAACAAAGAAAGATGgaagaaaatataatatattatatgttttgttatatttcatGACTTTGTTTGAAGGTAATGTTAGGATTAATGGAAAGCAAACATTACAGCTCTGTTGCTAAATTAAATTATGGTAATTGACTTTGCAATAACCACAATTCATCAATTCATTACTGTTTAGTGAAAACAATTGCTTGAAAATGTTAAACCGTCAGTTTGGTGTCCAACCTCTGGAGTACATTTACAATCTACCAAGTTAGACTGAGAAGTGTTGTTAATATTTAGTCCACCGTTATTAATTAAAATGGGGTGGTCAAATTATTAGAAACACTTTCTTTCTATAACAGTTTTAACAAAGCCTGAATATTATAACCTTTATGAAGGTAGggtttattgcaggactgttgtattgaactgtattacttttagctaggtgtacctaataaactggcaactgagagTGTTATGCTCATAGCTAGTGCCACTGAAGTGCACTGGCATCCTCACACCTTAACCAATATAGTACATTTCCTCTTTCCCAAAAGGTATTAAGAGTTGAAAGCCTGAAAAATAGTGTCTAAAATGGTGAATACCtttcaaattaattaaatttaaattgttttgCTGTTAAATTAAGCTCTAAATACAATTCGGACTGGTTGGTTATtaaaatccttaaaaaaaatgcatgtatatatggCTATTTAATTCCCTGTTAAATTGCCATCAAATTATGGAaaacctaataaactggcaactgattGTATATGCCCACAGCTCTAGTGCCACTGAAGTGCACTGGCAACATCACACCTTAACCAATGTCGTACATTTCCTCTTTCCCAAAATGTATTAAGAGTTGAAAGCCTGGGTCAGTGTCTAAAATGGTCAATTTAAATTGTTTTGCTGTTAAATTAAGCTCTAAATACAATTCGGACTGGTTgattaaaagctttaaaaaatgcatgtatatatggCTTTTTTAATTCCCTGTTAAATTGCCATCAAATTATGGAAAGGAAAGAAACTTTGAAAAGCAGCATGCTCAAATGAGCCAATGTCTATTCTTcgagttttatttattattttctccccacacacacacactaacaaatCCAAACTCCACGGATTAAAGAGCATATTGATGCTCCATGTGTCAGTCAGTGACCGTTTAGTGACTCGTGCTCGTGGGCGGCGCTGCACTCCTCCTCGCGAGCCGGATGATCTAATTACGTGCAGCCTTCCACCAATTAGAGAATTACATCACACCTTTAAATGGACTCGTCCTCTTAATCATTAATGCTACGGTGTCATTCCCTCTGACGGCGGCTATAGTTGCATCGAGGCAACTTGACACATGCAGTGTCAGAGTTAATCCTAAATAATGTGGAGGGATGAGGAGAACATtgttgtataaataaataagaaataaaaaataaagtgtgtgtgtgttcagggatCACTGGGGTTTATTTTGGTTCTTGTTTTACGCACTGAAGAGAAACGCCCATATAGAGGTGTCAGGTGTACAGGTGTCACtttatgaacataaataaaaaaaaacataaaatgttgaATAAACTTCAGCCACATTTTTTAGTTAATGTCGTGTGCTGTTTTGGTAGTGGTGCATTTAAATGTTGTCTtcgttttttgggggggtttttttacccttttttctttttcagtagatttttttttacatttcctgactaattttttttttctttataatttatCTTGGTGTTACTCCCTGCAAGATTTTATCTCTaaataaaagctttttaaattatatattttatttaatactttcacaagacaaacctttttttcaattttagcTTTATTTTTGTTGCACAACACTGAAGGGTTAAAACtgacagtattttttattttttttacataaaactaAGACATCTTTTAGTTAATTGTAATGTgatcttttattttaatgtggtCTATATCTCGTGTGAGCCCGTAGGGTGGATGACTTATAGGCTCATACTGTATCGATGCTGGATATTTAGCTGTTTTGGAAACACATTGTGGCCCCACAGTGATTTTTCTGCTAGAGGACAACTATAGGCCTGCATTCTTCTGTCTGTAAACTCCATTGTTATTCTTCTCTTATCTCTGTTATCTTAATCTCATCGCATTGTTTAGTTATCTTATTTGAAATAGCTCAATTACAGATCTATTATCTGTCTTTTGTCATGCGAACTTCCGATTAGGACGCTCTCAGTGTACACTAGTatgaaacgaaaaaaaaaaaaaactttagttgattttgtttttttcttttcacagcGAAAAACGttcaaatatcaaaataaatattaatatataataattttagAATTTGAGTCCAGTTTTGTTCAAAATACAGCAAGTGGGGGAAATCATGCACAGAGATAATTCAGTTTGTTTACAATTGTTGTAAGAATTAAATATAGACTGTTTTCTGCCTTTTTGTCTAAAACCAGCAAAACTGCATCGAAGACAAATGAAAGTCTCTCCTGTCATAATGAATAACATTTCAGAGccgatagaataaataaataaataacgtaTGAAATATAGGTctatgttttatgttgtggcgcctgaaactttaatgtatgtttaaatgctgctgtcttggccaggtctctcttgcaaaagagattcttgATCTCgatgagtactacctggttaaataaaggttaaaaataaataaaataaaataaaaataggcaAAGTAAACTCCTGTGCTCacttacaaaaaaaatgacatacgtatgtctgaaaaaaacaggttttatCCACAGATCTTCAGTGCATACATGGCAGCTTTGTTTAGTCCTGCACACACAGTGTTAAAGGAGGAGGTCAGTTCATTTAGCCTGAGCTGTCTGTCATCTCGACTGACCTGTGCGTAATAACGCAACTCACTGAAGGAAAATAAaccgaggaggagaagaagtgaCCCTTTACGAGCTGCTCTTgtgcacatatgtgtgtgtttctatggaggaggtggggggtgtTAGGTTAGTTTGTTGTGGCTTCAGTCAGTGGGTCGCTTTGCAGGTGATGCCAGGACTAGATAAGGAGGTCTAGACCAGCTTGTGACTCAACCAGAGGAACTGGACTGAACACAATTTACTGCAGCTTTTTGCCCTCGAGATAGTAAATGACCACTGGGCTGATTTCTGCTACATAACCGAAGGGGGAAAGATGGAGGGATGATAAGACAACAGAGAGCCTCTGCATGGGCTGCAAGCTTATATAGGTTGAGCAGGACAAACATGTTCAGTGCAACTGGAGTTAATATTACTTTGATATTACCTGATTGTTTGCACACCAGCAATCTGTTTATATcgtgtttatagcttattttgtatattgtatattggtagaatttcaattttttttattcttattttactctaacgtttttatctattctttcgttattatactgtttaacttgcaccaacaaaaccaaagcaaattcctagtgtatacctctaatacctggcaataaacacgattctgattctgattctgacttCTTTTATAACCCTTTAAATCCTCAAAATCACCCGATGGCTGCAGAAGctttggatttatttttttgcacaaatcaaaaaacTGTCATGAGGAGTATAATGATCTGTTGGATCTGGACAGTGAATTTGACTTTGTCGCCATATAAGagcactaaaataaaaaaaataaaaattgttatttttgtttgctttgttgttttgatttttttaactctactctttctttttgtcattattattatttattttcctggtttttgtttttgttttgaatgttgaggttgttttcactatagtgtacttgatgggtttgtctgtaaaacagtaaacagtggattgcatatatgaaaacagccttgaaaaaagggaaaaaataaagtataaaaaatacaaaatacaaaaaaaaataaaaatctaattaGATCCGTGCATTCACTTACTTTCTTACTTTTTCAATGATAGATGGAAATATGTTACTAATTTCAGagcaaataaattaaaatattatagGCTTGCAAATACAAAAAGCGACAGAGGTAGTAAAAATTGACACGTTATGTATtcagcttgtttttttattattatttttttatcatttaataaTCCCTTTACGAATCGCTTTCCTACcaataaataatataacaataatttacttttttttgttcgAGAAGCTCAAACAACCTGCCCCTTAAGTagataaagtatttttttacaaCACGAATAATTAGCAGATTATCATGCTCTGACCTTTTTAAGACAAAAGAGTCAACGGGACTCGACAAAAACGCaataaatgtatcaaaaaaAGTCTCATGTTGAAGAAACAAAGACACAATTATGATCACAATGAACTCGCACAATGTCCATCTGTTTCCAAAAAATGTttccattttttgtttttgagtggaaggtttgttgttgtagtagtatATCCATCAGGGAGGTTCTTCTGTACATCTTCTCTCTCCGTCACGTCATGCAACAATTGTTAGTTTTTGTCAATGAcagctccagaaaaaaaaaacttggagtCAATCGGTGCTTTCTTGGTTtccatctcctccatgtcatgaaataataaagaaaaaacactctCCTCTCTGTAGTTTGGGCGATGTGATGAGCTGGTCACATGCAGGGGACCGGGATCATGCTGCAAAACGTCCTTGCAGGAGGGATAGGAGGGAGGTTTGGGGGGACCAACAGGAGGTCTGAGGGGCCCCCTTTCACGTCTCCACCGGGCTGGGTACCATACTGTTGGGGGTGTCCGGTAACTGAGAGGACAAAGAAGTCACGTCGCTGCCTGAGGAGTTTCCAAGAGAGCCCGATTCAGAGAAAGACACCTGAACAGACAGAAGCAAATAAGTGTCAGGATATGCGAAATATtcagtcttttattttgaaaaacaccTGAACAGACAGAAGTCAAATTGTCAGGAAATGCGAAATATccgggcttttattttgaaaattttgGTTGTAAAAGTATCATAGttcaataaaaaagagagaggaggtttACAGTACAAATTAGTAGTAAGACATTGTCTGAAGTGCATAACTCAGGTGGGTTAAATGTGAAACCaaaaaacttcaaaataaaaatacttctCTATTTTCCAACAAACAGTAAATTCTTGACAGAGTAGAGACTGTATTATCGGATGTATTTAAACCTGTACAAACATATTTACAAATAGCCATTATCTTTTATatactttttctcataataatTCAATCATTTCCCTGTTTTTGCTGACATGGAGACACAATGCTGACATGCTTGTGGCctctcagagtgtgtgtgtgatgcaagTCTGTATTCACACATGCAACAATATTCTGATtactgtttgtgtgcatgtgtgtgagcacCAACATATTACTTTGCATACATctctgtagatagatagatagatagatagatagatagatagatagatagatagatagatagataaatagatagatagatagatagatagatagataaatagatggatagatggataaataGATCTCAATAGGAGATTGCATGTTGTGGGACTATGCCAGTTGgcctgtgtgcatgcatgtctgTCTAACTCAGTCtgtcctgaacacacacatacacacacacacacacaccagttgtTGGAAGGCAGGCTGGTCCAGTTCGCTCTGCAGGGCGAACTCACTCAGGGCTTTCCATGGAGGCTGGTATGTCTGAACCTCCACTGGGTTTCCCTGCATGGAGCTCTCATGTCGGATAGGACTCCCAGCCACAAGAGGCGTCCCTGTGAGGCCCTGCAGGTtctgacaaaataataataataaaaaaagcacAGCATAAGCATCATTTGTCTGTGTCCTGTCACTTTAGAAAGAACTTTAAAAAACCTGCTCTGTTCTCATGACACCTATGTtttgaaaatacttttttttctaagtGAAAAGTGGCAATTTTATGTATGATAAATGCTAAATTTGGAATAATTGAgacagcactttttttttttccaaaaaagtTTCCTCTTGGGTTATAGAGCAAAGATTGAACTATGGTGTCAGAGCAAGAGATGTAGACCAAAGCCTTGTGTGCAGCAGAGGAAGTTTTTACCTTTCAGGTCAAGCAACTGAAGCCAAAGCAGTTGATTCATTATTCATTGGCCTGAAGTTTGAATACAGAATAGCACTGGAGCCAACTGGAGCGGCTGTATACTGTGTCTTATGTGTAACTACAAACTAAAGTTTAGAAAAGAGTAAAATTATATTCTGGTGGTAATTTACTTTTGGAAAATAGAGTATCTGCAACTAGTGATAATCACAAGGCAAACAAATGGAAAACATTAAGCTACAAGGTTATTATGCTCATCTGTTGCATTTAAAAGCTTTAGTCCAGTCTCAAATAGAAATAATTGGCTTCAGTTGCTTGACCTGAAAGGTAAAAACGTCCTCTGCACACAAGGTTTTGTCTACCTCTCTTGCTCTGACACCATAGTTCAATCTTTGCTCTATAACCCAAGAGGAAACTTTTGGGGAGGGAAAACGTGCTTATTAATTACTAAAGTTTCTTCTTAAGTAATgctcttttagtgtttttttttttttttaaaccatatATAGTATTTTGTTGTGTAATATGATTTGGGAGTGAATTCCATTCTTGCATTATATTGCTGTACTTTGACCTGATTTGGTTTTGAATCTTGGTAAAGTAAaacaacctgcagcagcagcatgccttgtggaataattgtgtgtatctgtactaaaggatattttttttgtaaaaataaataaatggagtcTTTGTTGATAACATGATATTTTCATGGAAAACATTAGGTTATTATATTCATAAGGCATCAGTTGCATTTAAAAGCTTTATTCCAGtctcaaatataaataaaactggGTGAATAGGGTTCCCATGTatcatgttttttaaataataagcaaacacaagtaaatgtatgaatgaatgaatgcataaTTGTAGTAGTAATGAAAGTGGTCTTGACTTACGAAGATGCTTACAGTCTTATCACTGTGGTGCTGTTGCTGGAGCTGCTTCATCAGGATGGACCTCTTCTTGTCTTTGCAGCGCTTGTTCTGGAACCAGACCCGGATGACTCTAGGACTGAGTCCGGTCATCTCCACCAGCTGCTCCTTCATCAGGGCGTCCGGTCTCGGGTTGGCGTTGTAGCAGGTCCGCAGGGTGTGGAGCTGCTTCTCGTTCAGCACCGTCCGGACCCGGGTCGTCTTCTCAGACTGCTTGTGGCCGTGGTTCCGATGCGGGGCCTGCCGCACCGTGACCGGGTCTGCAGAGGAAAAACATCCGTCAGAAGCTGCACAAAAGCTCCAGTAAGACTGTCACACTTTGATACAGTTACTTAGCAGCCCAATAATCTCGATCTGCACTGTTTTGCCttttgcatatttgttttatgcAATAATATTTATCAGCCTGGcatgattttttattaaaaataagaaCGAAATTCTGCTCCATAATATGCAGAGGTGAAAGACGTTTGCATGAATTTCCAAAGACCAGACTATTTATCAGCCTGGCATGATTTTTTATGATATAAATGTCTGCAATAGCTTAAATTCAAAGGTTAAAGAGAAAAACTATTGGGAAGTTCCTAGATTAtaacatatttttaatatttacatCATGCATGGCAATAAGAACGAAATTGTTTGCATGAATTTTTGATACAGCTACTTAGCAGCCCATTAATCTCAATCTGCATTGTTTTGCCTTTTACATCGTTGTTAAATGCAATATAATGTATCAGCCTGGCATGATTTTGTTATTGTATAAATGTCTGCAATAGCTTCAAACCAAAGGTTAAAGAGAAAAAACTATTAGGAAGTTcctatattttaaaatatttagatttatatCATGCATGGAAATAAGAACGAAATTATGCTCCATAATATACAGAGGTGAAAGACGTTTTGCATGATTTTTTGATACAgttacactgttaagaatttcccagtaaaataacagtaaagaactggcagcagggttgccctTATGTTACTGTagaattaacattattatactgtcactgaaatttacagctttgtactgttaatgaaaattacagtttgaactttattaatttcacagtattttacagttaatttactgtttaaacatacattatattttttttcacctttcttttacattatcttactgatttgttttaatgcactatttaggttgtattttttatatacattttaaaaaacattattttttgcctagatgaatagacttagcaggttacagacataggaatagtcacactaaatacaattaaaggcccttgttaggaaaaaggctataatagacttgttgacacttttcccaacatgtctgtctatagctggctacaagcacagaatgcaaaccataacaacatgtgatgaagaacagagctaattcactgattttacaatcatgtacaatgtacaagcctcacatgagcagttcaggtcccagaatttaaagaaatactgcatgaaactgttactgatgatacttcagacagttgatcagcagtaaagtgctgttttttaagaatgcattatagttcagttaaaaaactgcctatgagcgtaatttaacaggttttcttttgtattaacagtaaagcactgtttttagcaataacaggttaatactgttgaaatcctgctgtaaattaacagcaattgtttacagtgtgataCAGTTACTTAGCTGCCCATTCATTTCAATCTGCACTGTTGTGCCTTTTACATCTTTGTTTTATGCAATCATATTTATCAGCCTGGCATGATCTTCTATGATTAAAAATGTCTGCAATAGCTTAAAACCAAAGGTTAAAGAGCAAAAATCTATTGGGAAGTTCCTagattataaaatattttgatttaCATCTTGCATGGAAATAAGAACGAAATTCTGCTCCATAATATACAGAGGTGAAATTTCCAAAGactaaactgcatgttttttttaagatttgcGTTTTGCAATTTAACCACTCACGTCTTGCATTGCTGTTATCAGCCTATACTAATCCTTAACCGTATCGCAGTAAAAAAGGAGGTTGTTTCTTTTCACCAAATAGGCCtcaattagatttaaaaagcgCAGCTGGAATACGAAATCCCACCTGGAGGCCTGCAGTCTCACAGCACTGAGCTGCTGTGTTAAAGGTATTTCTTTAAAGTAGGAAGTTAGTGAACATTATTCACACATTTGCTTTGTTCTGTTTCTGTTGGCATGCATGCGCCTCAGGATGGCAgctttgcaaacacacacacacacacacacacacacacacacacacacacacacacacacacacacacacacaaacacacacacatactgacatATAGGCTATAGTCTATCTGCCacagtgtgcttgtgtgtgtgtgtgtgtgtgtgtgtgtgtatatataggcTCAAATAAGCCTACCAGATTATTCAGATAATGGCAACAGAGCAGGTTAGAGCTAATGAGATCAATTATGAAATTAGCCTGAAGAAAGGTCtcatcagcacacacacaaacccgtAAACCACAAACAAATCTGGATGTTAAAGAAAGCTAAAAAAAATCCTTGACAAtcttatattgattttttttatttcgttTTTCGAAACTTAAGCAaaccttttctttttatttaagttgtaaaataTGAGAATTTCTTTCAATAGATTTCTTTTATTCAGGAATAAACTGATGATTTTATGATGTTCTGGTATTGTTATAAATAGTTGGcttaagtaaaataaataaataataataataataataatacaaataataataatacgaataataagaataagaataagaataagaataataagattaagattaagaataagaataagaaatttCTGCGGATTTTATGATGTTCTGGTATTATTATAAACAATTGGcttaagtaaaatataaaataataataataaatgaaataatacaaaattaataaatagaaatacaaatataacaataatattaatattccaACCTGCCAGGTGCAGCGGTCTGTTGGAGTGGATGTGTCCCGGGCTGATGGGGCTTCCTGCGGAGCTCCTCTCCAGCAGCAGGCTGTGGTCTGCCCGGCACAGCAGCTCGTCTTCCCGCAGAGAGAACTCGTCTCCCGGcagcagctgcctgctgcacACCGAGCACCGGAAACACTCGATGTGGTAAACGTTATCCCGGGCTCGCATCACCAAGTCGCTGCTGCTGAAGCCCAGGTTGCATTTTGCGCATTTTATTCCAAACAACCTGGAAAATTAAGGGGGGAAATGTCAAAGAATTAAAAATGTAGGAagaaaaatgcaacaaataaaaaaggaaaaactttcGGAGTTGAGCTGTAGCCTATATCTAAATGAGCTTATGCTataatttcctttttattttaatggattaatgtgctgctaaagacatgtaaatccagaggacagatggtcattttgtaatgggttatgtatgaataaatgtgtttcgttttttttgtctgatgggtcttactttgtctgtctgtctgtctggtaacagtatgtctattgtatgtgtactttttctcaaactgagctgcctatggatgcaaaatgaatttcagtgcaaactgacaatacaGTTGTATCGTATAACAAAAATACTGTGGAGtgtattttctatttttgtgtAATATTGTGCAGTTAACGTACAAAATGCACAAAGGTCTGCTGTTTTTATGTGCGCACTTTTCTTCCGTATATCcaaattagtcttttttttaattagcctCTTCATAATATAAAGTATTATCTTTACACTTCATGTCTATATTCAGGGAATATTCTGATTAAACTCCTACCTTACATAATCTCTTTTGCAATAGGTTTTTCCGTCCCGGACGAAACAAGTGCAGTTCTCATCCAGGTACTGGCTGCACTCTGCACACTTCAGGCAGGCTGCATGCCACTCCAGGTCGGGAGATACTCTCAGGATGTACTGGTCATGGATCTGACTTCCACATCCGACACACATCGCGAATCCTGGCTTCTCTGCAAAAAGAAAAACGCAGCCAAATATAATCACAaacatttatgcatttattccTTCCTTTTTAAAGTCCAGTTTTGCAGTTTTGCAGGGACATTCCTCTATTTTGCAGACTTGTGTTATGTAACAGATGAAGACTTTTGTTAGTATTCGTCAAGCTGtttcatttctaaaaaaaaaaaaaaaaaagcacctcCTAAATGCAAAATGATACTACACAATATtgcatcat
This window of the Sebastes fasciatus isolate fSebFas1 chromosome 2, fSebFas1.pri, whole genome shotgun sequence genome carries:
- the isl2b gene encoding insulin gene enhancer protein isl-2b isoform X3, giving the protein MRTALVSSGTEKPIAKEIMLFGIKCAKCNLGFSSSDLVMRARDNVYHIECFRCSVCSRQLLPGDEFSLREDELLCRADHSLLLERSSAGSPISPGHIHSNRPLHLADPVTVRQAPHRNHGHKQSEKTTRVRTVLNEKQLHTLRTCYNANPRPDALMKEQLVEMTGLSPRVIRVWFQNKRCKDKKRSILMKQLQQQHHSDKTVSIFNLQGLTGTPLVAGSPIRHESSMQGNPVEVQTYQPPWKALSEFALQSELDQPAFQQLVSFSESGSLGNSSGSDVTSLSSQLPDTPNSMVPSPVET
- the isl2b gene encoding insulin gene enhancer protein isl-2b isoform X1; the protein is MVDIIFSSSFLGDMGDHSKKKPGFAMCVGCGSQIHDQYILRVSPDLEWHAACLKCAECSQYLDENCTCFVRDGKTYCKRDYVRLFGIKCAKCNLGFSSSDLVMRARDNVYHIECFRCSVCSRQLLPGDEFSLREDELLCRADHSLLLERSSAGSPISPGHIHSNRPLHLADPVTVRQAPHRNHGHKQSEKTTRVRTVLNEKQLHTLRTCYNANPRPDALMKEQLVEMTGLSPRVIRVWFQNKRCKDKKRSILMKQLQQQHHSDKTVSIFNLQGLTGTPLVAGSPIRHESSMQGNPVEVQTYQPPWKALSEFALQSELDQPAFQQLVSFSESGSLGNSSGSDVTSLSSQLPDTPNSMVPSPVET
- the isl2b gene encoding insulin gene enhancer protein isl-2b isoform X2, coding for MVDIIFSSSFLGDMGDHSKKKPGFAMCVGCGSQIHDQYILRVSPDLEWHAACLKCAECSQYLDENCTCFVRDGKTYCKRDYVRLFGIKCAKCNLGFSSSDLVMRARDNVYHIECFRCSVCSRQLLPGDEFSLREDELLCRADHSLLLERSSAGSPISPGHIHSNRPLHLADPVTVRQAPHRNHGHKQSEKTTRVRTVLNEKQLHTLRTCYNANPRPDALMKEQLVEMTGLSPRVIRVWFQNKRCKDKKRSILMKQLQQQHHSDKTNLQGLTGTPLVAGSPIRHESSMQGNPVEVQTYQPPWKALSEFALQSELDQPAFQQLVSFSESGSLGNSSGSDVTSLSSQLPDTPNSMVPSPVET